The genomic segment CCATTAACTATGGAGTTCGAACCTGAAACTGTTAATCCTGTAATCGTGAACAACGAATCGGTCGAAATGGTACCGGAACCGCGGCAGGATGCGATCGCGGAGTTGGCAGTACCACCGGTGGTCACCCTGGCTGCCACGACAGTTACAGCCATTCGGCTGGGTTCGGGAGCGGATGATAATCCGACCACGGCGGCTAGTGACGTCGAAGAAGAAAACACGGACAGGCGCGCCCGTCGAACTCGAAGCCGTGGCCGACGTAGCCGACGTGGTCGTAGCCGTCGTAGCCGGAGCCGTCGTAGCCGTCGTAGCCGGAGTAGAAGCGACCACGGTGACTTCTATGTGCAAATCGCCGACGATGAGATCTCTGCCGAGCCGGTGGCTGGTAGCAGTCGCGGTGGCCAGAAGACGACCCGTGGCGATCGAAGGGCTAAGAAGCTAGCAATCACCGGTCGCGTCAGTGGGAAAACTATCCGTGGCACTCGAGGTGAGCCGGAAATCAGCCAGGGACAGTCGTAGACGCCGGAAATACTACNNNNNNNNNNNNNNNNNNNNNNNNNNNNNNNNNNNNNNNNNNNNNNNNNNNNNNNNNNNNNNNNNNNNNNNNNNNNNNNNNNNNNNNNNNNNNNNNNNNNGaagaaaattatgataaaaaagtgTTTTCAAACTGTTTATAGTTTTAACTGAGGGAAGAGGTTCCGCTCAAGGTGAAATCGGATTGGCAGCAATTGATTTGAAAAGACCAGTATTGATCTTATGCCAAATTAGTGATACTCAAACGTATATgaacacaattaataaaataaatattcttaatcCCGCAGaggtatttttttcaacagttataaattatctaaaattggTTGATTAAcaaagtaggtacaaaatattatttttgtttatgcgTTTGATAGATTTTAGTTCCACATACATTTATGGATCAGATGCAAGGTACAGTGTtgtacaatacaattaaaaatcagTTTCCATTAAGCACTATACTTACTGCATCTCGAaaacatttttctgaaaatgaaggtaaaatttacttaaaaaattgtattataccagAATGCATTTCTACATTAGAACAGGTGTTGTCAAAgtgagaaatatttttttaattaaagtctacaaattatattttataatatttgttatacctacctatcgcaatttattttacagatttTACGCAGTTTCTGCTGCAGCAGCATTATTAAAACACATCGAGTTTAACCACAATGTGATTTTTTCTTCAAGTACACTGCGAATAGAATACGAAGGAGTTGAAAAGTCCATGTttattggtaaattttattaatttattttattatagatttctACCTTTGGGTGTTGaacgctattataatatattatgttttaagttttaaagtcTTCGTAAGTGTATTGTATTAATACTATTCATATAGATACAAAGTCTGGCTGcttatattagtttatacaaAAGTTGTTTAGTACGTCGTTGGTTCCGGTTTCCTCCCTGTAACTTTTATCTAATATAACTACTGATGGATAAAGTTGCAACTTtgcaaatttgatttaattattcaacCTTGCAAAACTTCAAAGCTTCATAGAGAAACcagaattttatttgaatttttacattTCAGTTGCTGAATCGTTTTTCTAGACTAAACAGTAAAGTTGTACCGTGTGattcttttattaaatatacatatattatttttttttatataaactacattttgcaaaaatattactatttttttctattgtataTCGTTATCAATTTTTGGTTTGTtacttttttaatgacaatataataatgttcaatttCATACTTCGAAGCAAAACGTTTTTCTGTAAGTTTAGGGGCGATTGTAAACGCCAACGAAGGTAGGTTATGAAAAGCCTGGAAAAGGTCTGATGTAAATtccgttttattttttgttgtgttttcagttttattttcttaactgTAATGGGTATATGGAAAGTGGAAACTCCGCGAGTGTTATGTTAGTCTTGCTtatgtaaaactaaataatatttttaccaaatacactcaaaagtttaaaatgaaaaaaaatgctctgagaatgatataaatagttataattagagCGCGGATTcctatgcaattgcatatttttttccttttaatatttttagatttttgtcagttatctccacaaatcatcataatttgaatctaatggtgaaatttttttttgcatatttctgcatatttaaaggttattgcatatttttgaatattttggcaaaattcaaaatttattgcatattgaagcgaaaatttaaaaaaatgtataaaataatattttgtcaagtagaaaaattaaaactaaattttatagtcactaaataataatttatatattatattatatttatttataacattataagataaataaataatcgattatGACGTAAACTTAATCGCTTTTGCTGTGTCGGTCGGTTATCGACATAGGTATCACTGGGCACTCGGTTACATCGTTTGTCGTTGTCTGTAAATAGTGAATATGCCGAAACTTGAAatgcatatgattattaattttaataataaattaagttgttcagaaaatttcctacatttttttttttaggcgttaaagttattaatattataagttttgttgtacattttaaaattcttgcatattttttacatattttcatgatttttacagcatattatatggcatatttcgatacttttaagtgcataaaaatccgcgctctacttataattaaaaaaaactattgtttcaCTTGTGTTCACTTTTaatatctttgaaatattattaacaagtcaAACAGGAggaataaattgtgttatattaggtatattatgtgatcattttttctaattaaatttaaaaatgttataaaaagtttctaaaaaataatgtatacctatataaattaaaacaattataaccaGGCCTGTCCtacatttttatcctgggcacgcCTCTGattagcgaggccccttaagggggctggagcgtaatcaattctaaggagtaaaaactagacattttatatttctgtttatctgggtcttgtgtttgtgttgaaagtaaatgaacattagtttgggtaattcgtagtactgatcacgttttataggggcATCACAGTGACCAggatgtacgtctgtaattttacctacgcgcatAAACGTGTCAccatatattgctttataaaatgacaaacattttttttcaaaaaatactacctctgacttcaatcacAACGCACAGACGCACAGTAGaatgttccgattttaattttgaaagcagatttgaattctcccctaaatttactatgctttaactgtcgtacatttttcatattgtatatcaatacatttagaTTTGAATCATGAACatgttctatttttactctttttgttagtaaatttctatgcaaaaaaaaaataaaaatcagaaaaatgaaattgtcaaagcttagataatttagtgacaaattcaaatttgctttcaaaattaatatcggaacattatattgggcgtagtgattgaagtcgtgagctatgttttcgaccgaaaatgaatcacgatccagcccccttaataatgactaattacaataaaaatgcgttgatgtattaaaactataataattatcattacctaATTTAACTatctaattaataaactaaaaattgatgGTTGTGgagaaataatacaattatttatataaaaggtttagaaaatatatcatattatatttttttttaaatatgtaacacattcattacagtgaccactAGAcacctactttacagcagacctttttttagtttcgatttatttttaaaaatatggctTAAGATTGATTAGCATATTTTAGtggtaaatattttgagttgCAACCATacacaaaatctattttgaaataaatgatgttaatgtttacttataattgttattgtttaggTACAAGATTTTTGCTTAAAATCGAAttgtttaatagaaaatattgaaaGCCTCGATTTATCGAAGAAGTCTTATCGATATACAAATTGAcgatatatcgttattattccTACACGTGAAATTATATTGCAATTGGTTCGTTTATTTCTGGCTTTTTGGGTGTATTCCACGATTGTATTTTGCTATTCCCGAACAAGACGAACGGGACAAGACACATAACGAGTATTCCGCTCAAATACCAACATATTTTGTCCCATGCCATCTGATCGGAAGAATCCCCGATGGTCACAATGAATGCTATGTGAGTAAGGTTCATTGCTAGGCTGCCGAAAATATCGCCAAGGGCTGTGATTACAGCCACGAAATTTGGAGCCATTTCCATCTGACTGACCCGAAAACCGGAGAACACCGAACCAGACAGGCTGTACGATACTACTAGAAAACTGTAGAAGATGTAACTATTCGGTATAGCCGTCGCAACTGTAAGTAGGATTGCTGGCACCGCCATACCTATACAACTAAAAACctaaagaaaaaattgtaacGTTTGATcaaccaataatatatttcatcaagaaataatactaaaaggttgtgattttgtaataatattagtataggtacctattagtgtATAATACGTCATAGCAGCGGCCCATTAAGTCATGTTTTCTTCAGGTATTGCAAGATGCATTTTATAGCAGTTTCTAtcataagaataaaaatttaagctacattatgtatttttttgtgtgtattttattgaatctaacattagtttaacattttattctatACAATTGATACGGTAGTTGGACATAAGCGGAAAACCATTACAATTTCAGGTGgactaacatttttgaaatcaatGTGAGCGGAGGGGCTTTAATCCCACATTTTACGATTgagcataatatgcataatatatattatataattatatctttttaACAAGTATATTTTAAGCGACGTTGCCACcatgatataaaaatttgtttcgttatttttagcattgtatagttttatagtaTCCCTCAACTGGGATATGCAGTGACCTAgtctgattattatttattattattattattattattactattattattcatcaacaGATAACAGGTCAttagtatattcaatattgtcgTATATGCCGTGCAatcatattcattttaaattcatatactataggtattaggtacctacttgtattattattgtaattatttaaattaatatagtttgttgtataatatataatatgtgtattccAATAAATAGCAGGATAACACATCGCAAAATtgtttatgcattttatttgtCTAGAATTTCTTTTGTACTACAATTTCTTTTGATAATCCGATACATTTACTCTCTACGCCGTGTCTTATAAAAGGTGTTTTATTCTCAATCTGGTCGTAGCCAGGCATTCTGACAGTAGCGGTCCCTATAAAATCGTTTATTAATCGTTATCTTATCATTTGTGGGAAAATGGAAAGGTACCCATACTTATATACAGAAACGGATTGCATGTGAAGGGTGTTTAATGGATCGTAGATACTCTAGTTTTACTTTTCTGATGGCTGAGACATTCATCCAATCTTTGGCCTGGGCTAACGACGCACACCTCCCGGCAGTAAACATGACGGCTATTTGGCCGAGCGGTGGCAACGTGGACAAGAAACCATTGTTTGCGATATCCACTTTCATTGTGTACTTAAGATACACTGGCATGTACATAATGAGGACCACGTAGAATACAGTCGAACCAAAATTGGCCAACATCACCGACCacacgggcaacgaagtgacgATTTTCGCCCACGGCACCGGAAGTTTTTCCTTAGGGTGGACGCTAGTGGTTAAGCGTTCGAGCTCGGATGGCCGGACGCCCGGGTCGTCAGACGGATGATGGTGAAACATTATAAACCAGGTAACACTCCACGTCATGCAAATGGCCTATACTGGAACATCGTCCAATCATATAAATATCAcaactacaaaaaatattaataaatataattttgaaaaaatgtagataaattCCGGTCCCGAACAGTTCAACAAATGAAAGTACCTTGTACTTATAAatggaattattttaattttagtgttaaatacttatataggaCAATTTATTCAACTACCCGTTTGAAAtaaatttctaaagtatttttaaaaattgcgttaagtataatatttaacatatgtaatcaaagtaaatattgtatgaaaaaaagattttttcagagcttagcacccgaatcatttattcgggtttcgggtacTGGATGTATTCGGGTGTTCAAACACcggaataaaaagtttaaacaaacattcgggttttaaaaaacactataatgcgggttaatattagttaatacaaGTGTTGAGTAGTCCGGaaaaaacataacttttgaTGACCCCCCcttctattattaataataaaagcaaCAAAAACGCGTGAGAGGTGCATCATAGagtgatacaaattacaaacatgCAATTTACCACTTGCGAAGTcgacgaatataataaaatgtttaaaataggtaggccATAGGGGCGTTGGAGcgaagagaaataaaataaaatataaattatgatttcgtGATTTTTGGAAAACTGGTAAATAGCCAAGAATTACGATATTCGTTAGACAGTtataaagtgataataatacCAGTTGGGAAGTTGGTGGTaaataatactaggtattattattatttatttattagttattagtatttgatattttggccACGGCTGTCAATACCTTATTCAGTTTTGTTGAGaccatgtttatattttttattgctattggctatatttggatttattttatatacctactaataaagtaataaattatattatatgcatattaggtataaaaagattttattgaattatattttcaagaaaataattattgaatttacctgATTGATTGTAagattgtttacaatttattattattattaaacaactaacTAAAGAATCGAACCCATCACaagaaatacatacaaaatgatATATCACATGAAGAGtttgtaataaacaatattattcgggtttcgggttaaccCGAATGATTTATAcgggtataattatatactaacaGATATGATGAAATAGCTGTAACCAAATTCTGAACCATGCAGGCTGTAGAAGAAGCCGGTGAAAATGTTTCCGGCCACTATGCCACCGGGTAAACCTGTATTGATGGTGGAATACATAAACGCCAGTTCTTCAGGTGGCGCCCAGTTGGACAGCATGACGTTCATGAACGGCCACCAGGCACCGGCCAGCGCGCCGTTAACGGCGTAAAGAATGCCGGTCACCATGGCGGGGATGGCCGACGTCCATGGCGTCCACGACCACGAAGAGAGGCCGGCCAGCGCAAAGGGAGAGACGGCTGACGTTGCGGCCAGCCCGGCAACGATGGTGGCCAGCATGGTCACTGAGTTCAAGTGGTCCGCGAACAGGCCTGTCGGTAGCTGGACGACCAAGTACGCCACTTGGTAGACGACGTTCATCGCGGAATATGTGTTGCGGGCGCCGGTGGTGCTTATCACCATCTGATTGCTGTGGGTCCGGGAAGCCATAACCAGGAAGATACCAATCAAGAGCGCCACCATTACCTGTCCGTGGGACGATATCAACAACGTTTTGAACGTCATTGCACTTCTGGTCTGTAGCGACGCGTCAGTGCACTATGATGCACTATTCTCAGTGGCGGTGTGTGCGGACAGCCCCCTCGAGTGTTCCGTCGGTGTTGCGATTGTGACAAACGAAAAATAACTATCTCGTAACTAGGAATAAGAGCGTGttacatattagaatataacatttatgcgatttcaaaaattaattcacatCCCAACGTTCGTATAcgatataatacatacatacgtTCTTATAGCAACGAGCCGATTCCAAATGCATTTGTACAGCGTATACGTCGATACGTGTGTTACTGTgttttcaaaaatcataaatcgtaatttaattttcacacGCACAGCTAGTcatgttttttttgtcaaaGAGAAGAAATTGATACGTATAATACAATGACATAACACATAAGAATTAAGTGCtgatataatgattaatttaacaaatatcttAACACGTAACTGTATAAGTACATTGGATTTAGACTTTTTGcttttaaacttatattctCGCTGTTGAAGTTCCTTACTTAATTTCCTGTGAATAATTTGtgtaattgatatattttgtcaatgtaaataataaggatGATCAATCTGGTAGTATATGACCACCAAGGACCAAGACGAAAGGGAACATCAAACTCTGCAGAGACCGTCAGAGAGtcagataaaattaattacgcGCAGTTCGGTGAGCTCTAGCGGAAAAATGGGAACGGATTCGGGGGTATATAGTACAAGTATATTGGAGGTGCCATGGATAACGCTGTTCCAACCTCTCAATGGCACTGAAGGTAGGACGAAGTTCACGAATCTAAATCTAAGTATTcagatatttttagaatatattttttccccGCTTAATTCGATCAGTTTTGGAATAGTTGGAAATTACCACGGGTTAATCGTATTTAATGTAAAGAGAAAAACTATTGTTCATGAATCATGATTTATAATGtgtcaaatttttaatagattactctgttttgtcacaaatttaaaactaatttttgagttaaaaaatagCCTTTTTgctataaataagaaaatacaaaaaaaaattttcagacTACGTATAGTTAtatcaaaaagtatttcaaacagGTAGTAAAATAAGTCATATAAaacatagttaaataaaaaaaatatattttattacgtttattCGAATGTTTCACAAGActgatactatatattatatactatagactATGTCTTTGATACATTGATATCTTCATATCTGCAGAAGGTTAACTATACATTAGGAAAAATGTTTGTCTTCTGAGCACTTATGAGTTAATTTCCAGTAAGGTAATAACTAAATTGttaagtaacatttttatttttaaaataaataaataaataaatatattttgacccctgtttataatttaacattgagtgtaataattttctataaataattggtaGTGAGCTGTAATATTAAAGATCAGTGTCGCAGCTAGGAAAAGGTGCTATATATAATCCTAATGGGGCACATCGAATATGGTActatagagtacctatataatttaatgtaaaatttaagttacacacatgaaatatcgtaaaaaatatagGAAGGTCCGAAGGAACATTTGTAATAgcgaatttaaaattaatcttactTCTGATTtctgataaatattttcaaagaaagATATCTTgagtaaaattttgatttttgtgatAGTTACGtacatagactatattattatattactgtatagaTATCGTATTGTAAATGAGATAGAATAATGagtgaacccccccccccccccctaaataaaATTCCTAACTACGACattgttacaaataaaaaaaatataaagtataaaactatattacgattgtacgtacctatatataaaatacattcaaatgtTCGTTAACACCGAACTTAACTAAAgcaatttaagttattattactattaaaaatacacttaaCACTAAtatacagtacaatattatacaatacatataaattaatataaattaatcagcTACAATTGTTATTACAAGGACCCAAACATAGGTGAAAATAAAGAGGACTTTTATCATTAGTTTTGAGTTCATACTTTAATATACGCGctcatatgaaatatattatatttttaaattgttagatttatcttatataggtattttcaaaattgttgtcATTTGcggttcaatttttttcattagttgtaaaatatgtatatgtatatcgtGAATTAGTTCATAGTTTTACCAATGTCATCACATTTAAGAATgtcatagaaatatatatattgttattaaaataacagtCCGACAAAACCGTTTGTCTCACCGCGGGTTGAGCTCAGtgaacagaatattataatatagtgagaAAACATTCGATCCAAATGGGACacgagataaaaaaaagtcgtaTGATACAATTATACGTTATTgtcattgaatataaaataaagtaagtaatacatttatttttaagtgatatGGGATGGAAAGTGGATCCTCAATAATATGTGACGGCCCTAGAGGAATGGACATGCCCCTCCTCAGAGTCCCCTACAGATACGattaaacataggtaggtactagaaacgtgctaaaaaatatttattcgagtggcattatatataaaaatttaggtacctattatacaattgtaGTGTAGGCCGTAGggcatcttaatattattataagttagaaaataataataataatatgtcttgtaTAGGAAATGACGTGTGCACTGCGCAATAAATAAAACGGTAAATGCGCCTGCGCCGACGTcacataaattatactattatgcaaCATTAgcattactataattatacaggTAGTATGGGCAATAATGACTGTGCGATCGCCTATCGTGTCAACCACGGTTCACGCGCCGCGGTAGCTTGTAGATGCCGAACGTGACCAGGTTGGCGACCGGCTTGGACAGCTCCATGTTGATCTCCAACATTTTCCGCTTGCCGACCGTTACCGTCCGCTTGCTGAACGTGTAGTAGTCGTTGGCGAGCGGATAGCTGTTCGTGTCCAACGTGCTGGGTATGGGCAACGTGCCGAGGTCCGGTGACCTGGCGGCGATCGTGATGCCGGTGATGGTGACCAGATCCTTGGGAGGGTCGTAGTACACGACGGCACCGCCGTATTGGCCGGGTGCCGAGCCGCCCGGCTTGTACGTGGTCAGCCCGCACGTCTCGATGTGCGCGTCCACGAACCCGCTGAACGTCCGGGTACCGGAGTACGCGAACAAGTTGTATTCCGTCGTGTCGTTGTTGTTCTCGTTCCGCCAGCGCACCGTCATCGCGCATTCGAACCCGTCGTGCTCGTACTGGAATGACGCGGAGAGTGTGTCGTCATGTTGTTCAGCGTCCGGATCCTCGGACCGCATGGTCACCACGTGGAAATCCTTAAAGCTGTTGTCCACGAAGAACCTGTTCAGGGGTGTTGGTAAATGaagatgacataataatattatacatgggcGGGAAATCCCTGTACACGATATACACGGCATGGTATACTGTGATCAAAGagaccattttatattatagttaccacAATTATGGTTTTTACCAAAACCTCTTCGATCACATTTGTATACAAAGCTATGTAtattgttttctaaattttgGTTGGTCGGCGACACTGATTGaaacagtattaattattatacacgtcaTATACGGATTGCATGAAAAATTGGTTAATTTAATAGTTCGATAAAATTGAATGGACCAATCATGGACCCTTAAATCATGTTTAAGCGACCATCAGGTCACTATTGATTTAATGTTCATGCAACACCGCAATATTGTCATACATTTTCACTCATAGCGTATGTGGGCCGATGGATATCTTTAAAGGTGTCGGAGCTTGCTATATGGAGGATCAAAAATTTGGACAATTTCAAGTAACATTGCACGGTGAGTGGTGTCTGGTGACAATATAGTTGGAGTTTTCAACATGAAAAAAATCTAGTTATTAGACGGGACTTTGGTTTTTgaatgaacttaaaatatcgctcgaaaaacaaatttcataaaacttaaacatatttgattatattattgatataatattatttaatgagtgATTTTAAAATCTGAGTTCAATGCGACCTGTAAATATAAAGTTTTCAACtttcaaataaacatttttttttttttcaaaattcaactaTTTCTGGAAGCGTTAATATTTATCCCGTGGCGCAAATTTTTGTACTAAATATGTGTTATGTCCGACACCCATATTAGTAGCTAGTTTAGATGCAAATATAACGCATTCTTGTGTTCTtcataaatagatatttatgtCTTCTGTATcgtatataaatttgttttaaaactgtttttatttttattttataatctcgtTATTACAAGACAACCATAATGCAATCTTGCATTAGTATTTAcacgtacctattattttaatatattaaatttaaatatttaaacattttattaaaattgcctatatcaAACTCCTTAAAAAGCGAGTGCATGCCTTccccttaaataaaaaataaagtggcATGTATTCACCATCTATTTAATTACATTGTTATACTATGTACTgcatattctatttatttttattaataaaaaaaaaatatagggaaaataatataagcatattttCAGGTTTCCCCAAGTCCCCAAACAAGTCCCAACATACGCTACAATGATTGTAATACGTATAACTTGGAAAGTATAGACATATTaaaccacagaatataataatattattatattatatattataataatataggtgtgTGAAATCAAACTGACCTAAAATCACTGGGCCGGTTTCTATTTGGTGAGGATTTTTCTTTACCATAAGGTAAGACAAGGTTATCTGACATAAATGTCTGATAGTTACTATCGATCGAACATTTCTTTGATTGTATATTACAGTTGTTGTATTGTCTTTTCAACACTCTTGACAGTATTATCTGAGTGCCAGGTCGGTCAGGCATGAACATGACTAATGGTCCGTCCCGACCAGCGTAAATGCCACTACCTCCACCACCCATTGATGGAGCGTTGTAACTAGCTGCTATTAGATTCACATCATTGGTATATGCCCAGCCAGCTTGCACAGAATCAGCTAAAACATTATAAACCATCCAATTATTAAACTAAGATTAGGTAAcggtacttaaaattatatttcagtatgactacaataagttttaaatgtttgttgttatttataagtttttgtttataaaattatattgtaacctACAAAATGATGCGAAATACATATTTCTCAAACTCAGTCGTCCAGGTCGGTATTATGGCCTGTACAGTGTAACTAC from the Acyrthosiphon pisum isolate AL4f chromosome X, pea_aphid_22Mar2018_4r6ur, whole genome shotgun sequence genome contains:
- the LOC100165187 gene encoding vanin-like protein 2 isoform X6, whose product is MDLKSTMLTLMVSGNETTKNKGYDSQYYIAAVVEYHPILGSNPLQSMQNNLPIYEDIIHHASQYDVDILVFPEAGLTGVTLPDNRKEIKTFLTEIPSPESNTIPCFTKYCSTVLNKLSCAARLHHMYVVVNLPEIEYCKTEDDDSCPEDLANYYNTNVVFNREGRIVARYRKFNLFGELGFNHTSSSELCTFDTDFGVRFGMFICFDILFQDPAARLIRETGVKDIIFSTAWFSEIPLLTADSVQAGWAYTNDVNLIAASYNAPSMGGGGSGIYAGRDGPLVMFMPDRPGTQIILSRVLKRQYNNCNIQSKKCSIDSNYQTFMSDNLVLPYGKEKSSPNRNRPSDFRFFVDNSFKDFHVVTMRSEDPDAEQHDDTLSASFQYEHDGFECAMTVRWRNENNNDTTEYNLFAYSGTRTFSGFVDAHIETCGLTTYKPGGSAPGQYGGAVVYYDPPKDLVTITGITIAARSPDLGTLPIPSTLDTNSYPLANDYYTFSKRTVTVGKRKMLEINMELSKPVANLVTFGIYKLPRRVNRG
- the LOC100165187 gene encoding vanin-like protein 2 isoform X4, with translation MILALLFITLISLLTLMVSGNETTKNKGYDSQYYIAAVVEYHPILGSNPLQSMQNNLPIYEDIIHHASQYDVDILVFPEAGLTGVTLPDNRKEIKTFLTEIPSPESNTIPCFTKYCSTVLNKLSCAARLHHMYVVVNLPEIEYCKTEDDDSCPEDLANYYNTNVVFNREGRIVARYRKFNLFGELGFNHTSSSELCTFDTDFGVRFGMFICFDILFQDPAARLIRETGVKDIIFSTAWFSEIPLLTADSVQAGWAYTNDVNLIAASYNAPSMGGGGSGIYAGRDGPLVMFMPDRPGTQIILSRVLKRQYNNCNIQSKKCSIDSNYQTFMSDNLVLPYGKEKSSPNRNRPSDFRFFVDNSFKDFHVVTMRSEDPDAEQHDDTLSASFQYEHDGFECAMTVRWRNENNNDTTEYNLFAYSGTRTFSGFVDAHIETCGLTTYKPGGSAPGQYGGAVVYYDPPKDLVTITGITIAARSPDLGTLPIPSTLDTNSYPLANDYYTFSKRTVTVGKRKMLEINMELSKPVANLVTFGIYKLPRRVNRG
- the LOC100165187 gene encoding vanin-like protein 2 isoform X2 codes for the protein MGSLTMTFLLICFRIKNITIKLLSNYIMILALLFITLISLLTLMVSGNETTKNKGYDSQYYIAAVVEYHPILGSNPLQSMQNNLPIYEDIIHHASQYDVDILVFPEAGLTGVTLPDNRKEIKTFLTEIPSPESNTIPCFTKYCSTVLNKLSCAARLHHMYVVVNLPEIEYCKTEDDDSCPEDLANYYNTNVVFNREGRIVARYRKFNLFGELGFNHTSSSELCTFDTDFGVRFGMFICFDILFQDPAARLIRETGVKDIIFSTAWFSEIPLLTADSVQAGWAYTNDVNLIAASYNAPSMGGGGSGIYAGRDGPLVMFMPDRPGTQIILSRVLKRQYNNCNIQSKKCSIDSNYQTFMSDNLVLPYGKEKSSPNRNRPSDFRFFVDNSFKDFHVVTMRSEDPDAEQHDDTLSASFQYEHDGFECAMTVRWRNENNNDTTEYNLFAYSGTRTFSGFVDAHIETCGLTTYKPGGSAPGQYGGAVVYYDPPKDLVTITGITIAARSPDLGTLPIPSTLDTNSYPLANDYYTFSKRTVTVGKRKMLEINMELSKPVANLVTFGIYKLPRRVNRG